The DNA region CTTGACCAGTTCCGCCGGAGACGATCCGTCCTGCTCGCCTGCAATCACCATCGCGGGCAGCGAAATCCTCGTTGCCGCATCGGTCAGTTCGGCGGCGGACAATGCGTGGCATGCCGCAATATAGCCGCTCGCCGATGTCCGCGCGACCATGTTGCGCCAGATTGCCAGCTCGGGCTGCGCACGAAATTTCGGCGCAAACCACCGCTGCATGACAAGATCGACGATCGAACCGAGCCCGCCGGAACGAATGGCTGCGATCCGCTCGTCCCAGCTTTGCTGCGTGCCCATCTTGACCGCGGTGTTGGCAAGCACGACAGCACCGACGAGATCCGCCCGGCGCGACGAGATGATCTGTGCGATCATCCCGCCGATCGACAGGCCCACGAATACGACCTGCTTCAGACCGAGATGTTCGATCAACGCGGCAGCGTCATCGGCCAGATCCTCGACCCGGAATTCGCCGCCCTCATCCGAAAGCCCATGACCCCGCTTGTCAAAGCGGACGGCGCGGATACCCGGCATTTCCGCCAAGAGCGGGTCCCAAAGTCGCAAGTCGGTCCCCAGCGA from Paracoccus sp. MBLB3053 includes:
- the pcaD gene encoding 3-oxoadipate enol-lactonase, with amino-acid sequence MQVLNRPWGAMHYRIDGPADGPVVVFANSLGTDLRLWDPLLAEMPGIRAVRFDKRGHGLSDEGGEFRVEDLADDAAALIEHLGLKQVVFVGLSIGGMIAQIISSRRADLVGAVVLANTAVKMGTQQSWDERIAAIRSGGLGSIVDLVMQRWFAPKFRAQPELAIWRNMVARTSASGYIAACHALSAAELTDAATRISLPAMVIAGEQDGSSPAELVKATADLVAGATFHVIPDAGHLPCVEQPAAFAALLGRFLKEHSA